The genomic stretch GACGCAGATCTCCGTCCACAGGCCGGCGATGAGCAGGTTCCTGCGGCCGGTGACACGGACGGCATCCACGACCCGCTGGTCCTCCCAGCTGTTGACCGTGGTGCGCTCGATGGGCTCCTGATCGGGTAAGACCTCCTGGATCTGCGGGATCAGGCGGCCGCCGCGGTCGGCCACCACGGTGGTGAGAATCGTCGGCACGCCGAACAGCTTGGCGGCCTTCGTCAGACCGGCTGCCGCGTTGACTACGGCTCCGGGCTCGTGGCTGTGCAGCCCGGCGAACTGCGAGCCTTGGTGGTCGATCATCAGCAGGACGCTGTCCTGGGGGGTGATCAGGGCCTGTAAGCCGGTGTAGGGGGCGGCAGCGGTCATGTCGCTCTCTCCGTTTCGCAGGTGGCCCTCAGGTGCGGGCCGACGTCACCCTCACCCTTGCCCGCCCGGCGGATTGGCGGCGTCAGTCAGATGACTGGTTCTGCACGGCCGGCATCACGGTGGGGACGCGGCTGGAGTGAGGGCGAGTGGCTCAATCCAGGCAGGGCCGGGGGTGCTTGCGGCCTCGACGGCACTCCCCAAGGTCGGGGCCGCGAAGGGGGTGTGCCGTCCGGCGTTCACGGTCTGACCAGGCCAGAGTCCGCGCCGAACGTAGCCCTTGGGGCATGGCTGTACGGGAGAACCAGTCACGTGACAGACGCGTGCCGGCCGCTGCCCGCAGCACGCTGTGGGGACCCGTTCCGAGCGGCGGGCCCGGGCCAACCGGTCTCTGACGCCGCGCGGGGCGATGACTCTGGTCCCCCGGGGAGGATTCCCGGTTCTGATGATGAGGAGGGCCCGGCAATGACCCCCAGGTCTGTGCCCGTGGTGCTGATCCACGGTCTGTGGATCCACCCGGCGAGTTGGCAAAGCTGGATCGAGCTGTTGGAGGAGGCCGGCTACGACCCGATCGCGCCGGGCTGGCCCGGCGTCGGCGAGACGCCGGAGGAGACGCGGGCGCATCCGGCGGCCACGGCTGGCTATGGGATCACGGACATCGCCGACCATTACGCCCGGATCATCGCCGACCTGCCGGTGAAGCCAATGGTGATCGGGCACTCGTTCGGCGGTCTCATCGCCCAGAACCTCCTGGGCCGCGAGCTGGTCGCGGCGGCGGTCGCCATCGACCCCGCCCCGATCAGGGGTGTGAAGCCGGTGCCGGTGTCGACGCTGCGGTCGACGTTCGTGGGGCTGGGCAACCCGGGCAACCGCTCCAAGGCCGTGTCACTGAACGCCCAGCAGTTTCGGTACGCGTTCGGCAACGCCCTGCCCGCCGACGAGTCGGACGACCTCTACGCCCGCTGGGCCATCCCCGGTCCGGC from Streptomyces davaonensis JCM 4913 encodes the following:
- a CDS encoding hydrolase; its protein translation is MTAAAPYTGLQALITPQDSVLLMIDHQGSQFAGLHSHEPGAVVNAAAGLTKAAKLFGVPTILTTVVADRGGRLIPQIQEVLPDQEPIERTTVNSWEDQRVVDAVRVTGRRNLLIAGLWTEICVTFPAVHALADGYKVFAVTDACGGVSPEAHERAVQRMVQAGVVPLTWMAVAGEWQRDWAREATVPGFAEILFAHGGGVGTSLAWEFQLLGLDKT
- a CDS encoding alpha/beta hydrolase is translated as MTPRSVPVVLIHGLWIHPASWQSWIELLEEAGYDPIAPGWPGVGETPEETRAHPAATAGYGITDIADHYARIIADLPVKPMVIGHSFGGLIAQNLLGRELVAAAVAIDPAPIRGVKPVPVSTLRSTFVGLGNPGNRSKAVSLNAQQFRYAFGNALPADESDDLYARWAIPGPARPLFEAAFANFSPSSPARVATHNNARGPLLLISGGKDHIVPPSVVRSAAKQYRRSSAVTEVSAFPDRGHSLTLDHGWREVAEAAVAWLDKNRPA